From Arachis stenosperma cultivar V10309 chromosome 2, arast.V10309.gnm1.PFL2, whole genome shotgun sequence, one genomic window encodes:
- the LOC130960436 gene encoding protein N-terminal glutamine amidohydrolase, with the protein MEQLISDVSHFHHTPYYCEENVYLLCKKLCTDGIANAEGSDIFVVFISNEKKQIPLWNQKASHRADGIILWDYHVICIQINQGGGPPQVWDLDSSLPFPSPLPSYISETIRPSFKLFSDFNRLFRVVHAPIFLRCFASDRRHMKDSDGNWMQEPPQHEPIVAEDGTVHNLNEYMNISAANATTDFSSIKHELYTQKHGIVIKENQLEELFSQIALQ; encoded by the exons atggagcaactaatTTCGGATGTTTCTCACTTCCACCATACCCCTTATTATTG TGAGGAGAATGTATATTTGCTTTGCAAGAAGTTGTGCACTGATGGGATAGCCAATGCTGAAGGATCtgatatttttgttgttttcatTTCCAATGAAAAGAAGCAG ATCCCACTCTGGAATCAGAAGGCTAGCCACAGAGCAGATGGCATTATTCTCTGGGATTATCATGTAATTTGCATTCAG ATAAATCAAGGGGGTGGCCCTCCTCAAGTTTGGGATTTAGATTCAAGTCTTCCTTTTCCTTCCCCTCTACCTTCATATATATCTGAAACAATTCGACCATCTTTCAAGCTATTTTCTGATTTTAATAG GTTATTTCGTGTTGTGCATGCTCCGATATTCCTTCGTTGTTTTGCATCTGACAGAAGACACATGAAAGATTCTGATGGAAACTGGATGCAAGAACCTCCTCAGCATGAACCCATTGTTGCTGAAG ACGGAACAGTGCATAATCTGAATGAATACATGAACATATCTGCTGCAAATGCTACTACTGATTTCAGTTCGATCAAACATGAACTTTATACACAGAAACATGGTATCGTGATAAAGGAAAATCAGCTGGAGGAATTATTTTCCCAGATTGCTTTACAATAG